In the Streptomyces sp. SJL17-4 genome, AAGTCCGGGCACATGGTGCGGCACCTGGCCGCGCTGGAAGGGGTGCTTCCCGAGCGGGTCGTCGTCATCGGTGACGCCGCCGATGACGCGATCGCGGCGCAGCATGTGGGGGCTCGGGCGGTGCTGTACACCGGGGGGTCGCACAGTCGGGCGTCGCTCTCGCGGGTCGGGGTGCCGGTGGTCGACACCCTGGAGGAGGCGGTGGCCGTCGCGGAGGAGCTGGTGTAGCCGTTCGCGGCTGCGTCCGGTGGGGCGTGGGTCCTCGGGGGCCGGATGCGGCCCGGGGGGTGGTTGTGCCCACCCGTTCCGCCCTTGCGGAACAGATGCCCACAACCACCTGGCGAGCCCTCCCGCTTCAGGACTTGGCTCGGAGGACCTTCAGGAATTCGCGCATCCAGGTGGGGTGGTCGGGCCAGGCCCTTGAGGAGACCAGGAGGCCGTCCACCACCGCCGCGCTGTCCTGGAAGGTCGCGCCGGCCGCCTGCATGTCCAGTTCCAGGGCCGGGTACGCGGTGACCCGGCGGCCCTCCAGGCCGCCGACCGCCGCCGTCAGGAGCGGGCCGTGGCAGATCTGGGCCACCGGCTTGTCCGCGTCGAAGAAGGCCTTGAGGATCTTGCGGAGCTCCGGGTCGTTGCGGAGGTACTCCGGCGCCCGGCCGCCCGGGATCACCACCGCCACGTACGCGCCCGGGTCGACCTCCGAGAAGGCCAGGTCGGCGGGCCAGGTGTAGCCGGG is a window encoding:
- a CDS encoding DJ-1/PfpI family protein, whose amino-acid sequence is MAKILIVTGDAAESLEVMYPYQRLLEEGYEVDIAAPARKQLRFVVHDFEPGFDTYTEKPGYTWPADLAFSEVDPGAYVAVVIPGGRAPEYLRNDPELRKILKAFFDADKPVAQICHGPLLTAAVGGLEGRRVTAYPALELDMQAAGATFQDSAAVVDGLLVSSRAWPDHPTWMREFLKVLRAKS